One region of Romeriopsis navalis LEGE 11480 genomic DNA includes:
- a CDS encoding UvrD-helicase domain-containing protein: MIDPILVAKPINSVEKLLEVVVDTVCFARILDDRELIHPFRGKVRVNVRHEIPCEFILKYPVIILNTHYGFEHEYYSLENIIQKSFKLAHPISYQEIRGFIRSYEVKRKEILEKKKRAELEQKIRCQAYIRRQESTRKMRNCFKSQFLLADDIYEKSISDYLSKKEYREFKRRFIQIWIKDNLQTLIDLDQSNVVGSVRNNTQVVARAGSGKTSTLINRTIFLQKHCSVFPSELLLLTFNRKAAQEIEQRLRHILPDDIPHVMTFHALANAIVHPEEALIYDENTKNQRKSRSIQIIIDEYRQKSPFSEKIRDVMLYHFREDWFRIVWGGYDKSPEEMLEYRKSLPHETLKGDYVKSFGEKTIANFLFEHGIEYKYESNFWWDGRNYRPDFTIHTGKKEGVIIEYFGLKGEPDYDEMSQKKRKYWSDKAPQWQFLEFSQHDIARNGVEGFCHLLKDKLESYGLECHRLSEEAIWSKIKVRAIDRFTKAVMNFIQRCRKKLLSPDSLEELIVRYAPVSSVEKQFLELGKFFYRSYLESLGRNCEEDFDGLIQRAAEQVESGNTKFSRKSGSGDLRKIRYIMIDEYQDFSELFHKLIAAIQHHNHKVQFFCVGDDWQAINGFAGSDLRFYQNFDHYFSSSKKLHISTNYRSAKSIVQAGNSLMLGLGQPSRAHKADEGSVEFADLSQFEPTLQEREKYPGDSITPVLLRLIYKITQAEQHIAKSEEKSGIVLLARKNSLPWYVSKLTQRKNLQGDVLDRFLQIVRDELPDHLRKYISISTVHKYKGLEKQVVIILDAVQNCYPLIHPDSVFAAVLGDKVEDIVAEEQRLFYVALTRAIKQLFIITEKENISPFLQKLQQRSSVQALDWSDYRPLSIDLDKLTVKICNLQGKSSGGTFPIKEQLKKDGFKWQKPNWWKTYSAVGFVAQDLLKEATWMKEAHNIQVQVCDSQDQVSEIYYIDRGQW, from the coding sequence TTGATAGATCCTATTTTGGTGGCTAAACCAATTAATAGTGTTGAAAAACTTTTAGAAGTTGTTGTTGATACTGTTTGTTTTGCTCGAATTTTAGATGATAGAGAACTGATTCATCCTTTTCGTGGGAAAGTAAGAGTCAATGTTCGTCATGAGATTCCCTGTGAATTCATACTAAAATATCCTGTAATAATTCTAAATACCCATTATGGCTTTGAACATGAATACTATTCACTAGAAAATATAATTCAAAAATCTTTTAAATTAGCACATCCGATTTCTTATCAAGAAATTCGTGGATTCATTAGAAGTTACGAAGTAAAAAGAAAAGAAATACTAGAGAAAAAGAAAAGAGCCGAATTAGAACAAAAAATAAGGTGTCAAGCGTACATAAGGAGACAGGAATCAACCAGGAAAATGAGGAATTGTTTTAAATCACAATTTCTTTTAGCAGATGATATCTATGAGAAATCTATATCTGACTATCTATCAAAAAAAGAATATCGGGAGTTCAAAAGAAGATTTATACAAATTTGGATAAAGGATAATCTACAGACTTTAATAGATCTGGATCAGTCGAATGTAGTTGGATCGGTTAGAAATAACACTCAAGTTGTTGCCAGGGCTGGAAGTGGTAAAACATCAACACTTATTAATCGGACGATATTCCTTCAAAAGCACTGTTCCGTATTCCCGTCAGAGCTCCTTCTGTTAACCTTCAATAGAAAAGCCGCTCAAGAAATAGAGCAGCGTCTGAGGCATATTCTTCCAGATGATATTCCTCATGTCATGACGTTTCATGCGCTGGCCAATGCGATTGTGCATCCGGAAGAAGCATTGATTTATGATGAAAATACTAAAAATCAGCGTAAAAGCCGTAGTATACAGATAATTATTGATGAATATCGTCAAAAATCGCCATTCTCAGAAAAAATTCGAGATGTAATGCTTTACCATTTTCGGGAAGATTGGTTCCGAATTGTATGGGGTGGCTACGATAAAAGTCCAGAGGAAATGCTGGAGTATCGGAAATCGTTGCCTCACGAAACGCTGAAGGGCGATTATGTCAAATCATTTGGCGAGAAAACTATCGCAAATTTTTTATTTGAGCATGGTATTGAATATAAATATGAATCGAATTTCTGGTGGGATGGGAGGAATTATCGTCCTGATTTCACGATTCATACTGGTAAAAAAGAAGGAGTTATTATTGAATATTTTGGTCTGAAAGGTGAGCCAGATTACGATGAGATGTCTCAGAAAAAGCGAAAGTACTGGTCAGATAAAGCTCCGCAGTGGCAATTCCTAGAATTTTCTCAACACGATATTGCTAGAAATGGTGTAGAAGGATTCTGCCATCTGCTGAAGGATAAGCTCGAATCTTATGGGCTTGAATGCCATCGTCTCAGTGAAGAAGCAATCTGGTCAAAAATCAAAGTCCGTGCCATTGATCGTTTTACAAAAGCGGTGATGAATTTTATTCAGCGTTGTCGCAAAAAGCTATTATCTCCTGATTCACTTGAAGAGCTGATTGTCCGTTATGCACCTGTTAGCAGCGTAGAAAAGCAGTTTTTAGAATTAGGAAAATTTTTTTATCGATCCTATCTTGAGAGTCTTGGTAGGAACTGTGAGGAAGATTTTGATGGCTTGATACAGCGAGCCGCAGAACAGGTTGAATCAGGAAATACGAAGTTTTCTAGAAAATCAGGTAGTGGCGATCTGAGAAAAATCCGATACATCATGATTGATGAATATCAGGATTTTTCTGAACTGTTCCATAAGCTAATTGCGGCAATTCAGCATCATAATCACAAAGTCCAGTTTTTCTGTGTGGGCGACGATTGGCAGGCAATCAACGGCTTTGCTGGTTCTGATTTGAGGTTCTATCAAAATTTCGATCACTATTTTTCCTCATCTAAGAAGCTCCATATTTCTACAAATTATCGCTCCGCTAAATCGATTGTTCAAGCTGGAAATTCTCTTATGTTAGGTCTTGGCCAGCCATCTCGGGCTCATAAGGCTGATGAAGGAAGCGTTGAGTTTGCTGATTTATCTCAGTTTGAACCTACTCTGCAAGAGCGAGAGAAATATCCTGGTGATTCTATTACACCTGTGTTGCTGCGATTAATTTACAAAATTACCCAAGCTGAACAGCATATTGCCAAATCCGAGGAAAAAAGTGGGATCGTTCTGCTTGCTCGAAAGAATTCGCTACCCTGGTATGTTAGTAAACTGACACAGAGGAAGAATTTACAAGGTGATGTTCTCGATCGTTTTCTACAGATTGTTCGAGACGAGTTGCCTGATCACCTCCGTAAATATATTTCGATTTCGACTGTACATAAGTACAAGGGACTCGAAAAACAAGTGGTTATTATTCTGGATGCAGTCCAAAATTGCTATCCATTAATTCATCCAGATTCCGTATTTGCAGCTGTGCTTGGGGATAAAGTAGAGGATATAGTTGCCGAAGAGCAGCGGCTATTCTATGTAGCATTAACTCGGGCAATAAAACAGCTATTTATCATTACCGAAAAGGAAAACATATCGCCTTTCCTCCAGAAATTACAGCAGCGATCCTCGGTTCAAGCTTTAGATTGGTCTGACTATCGGCCACTTTCTATTGATCTTGACAAGCTCACAGTCAAAATATGTAATCTCCAGGGCAAGTCTAGTGGTGGAACATTTCCGATAAAAGAGCAACTGAAGAAAGATGGCTTTAAATGGCAAAAGCCTAATTGGTGGAAAACCTACTCTGCTGTTGGATTTGTTGCGCAAGATTTGTTGAAAGAAGCGACTTGGATGAAGGAAGCCCACAACATTCAGGTTCAAGTCTGCGATAGCCAGGATCAAGTGAGTGAAATCTACTACATCGATCGAGGCCAATGGTAA
- a CDS encoding polysaccharide pyruvyl transferase family protein — protein MTDNKFHEKMQRVLPAGSSTIYNWESPEQFLEVMQGMDFHIGNRLHSIILADILGVPSIGINAEPPKILDYL, from the coding sequence ATGACAGACAACAAGTTCCATGAAAAAATGCAGCGGGTGCTACCCGCAGGCAGTAGCACGATCTATAACTGGGAAAGCCCCGAGCAATTCCTCGAAGTGATGCAAGGGATGGATTTCCATATTGGGAACCGGCTGCATTCGATTATCTTGGCCGATATTTTGGGTGTGCCTAGCATTGGGATTAATGCCGAACCGCCGAAGATTTTGGACTATTTGTAA
- a CDS encoding thioredoxin-like domain-containing protein encodes MPRIRAPEFPTNFDWLNSHPLKLRDLQGHYVLLDFWTHGCINCIHVLPKIHQLAQQFPNLTIIGIHSGKFAQEQQLNSVQAAIAKHQVEHPIICDQQQTIWQSYTIRAYPTFVLIDPQGYIVLSRSGESGFAAVAAAIDQQLTAVEIPPTAVAPASDSPLYFPGKVLAIADQLCIADSGHHRIIMSQIDGSQPQTIGNGQLGLIDGDYFQAQFNQPQGLAYDRAQQILYIADTGNHAIRQVDLWAQQVTTIAGNGTQSPTIYPYGGRAKEIPLNSPWDLVLIDRRLLIAMAGSHQIWQMDLDTERIETFAGSGAEGCFDGSPEIVAFAQPSGLATDGHSLFVADCESSSIRQIDLTSGITSTICGNGNLYTFGDRDGRGESVQLQHPMGLTYADGALWIADTYNQKIKRFDCQTRACCTIATGFAEPTGITANQHNLLIANTNQHQIQQLPSNGGHPDSIEFPGLCPPGICFR; translated from the coding sequence ATGCCCCGCATCCGTGCCCCCGAATTTCCCACTAACTTCGACTGGTTGAATAGCCATCCACTGAAGCTGCGGGATCTCCAGGGGCATTATGTTTTGCTCGACTTTTGGACCCACGGCTGCATCAACTGCATCCACGTGTTGCCCAAGATTCATCAACTTGCACAGCAATTCCCCAATTTGACAATTATTGGGATTCACAGCGGCAAATTTGCCCAAGAACAACAACTCAACAGCGTTCAAGCCGCAATTGCCAAACATCAGGTTGAGCATCCGATCATTTGTGATCAGCAACAGACAATCTGGCAAAGCTATACCATACGGGCTTATCCCACATTTGTCCTCATTGACCCACAGGGCTATATTGTCTTGAGCCGATCGGGGGAGTCAGGGTTTGCTGCCGTAGCCGCAGCAATTGATCAACAATTAACGGCAGTTGAAATCCCCCCAACCGCCGTCGCCCCAGCCAGTGATTCCCCCTTATACTTTCCCGGCAAAGTTCTGGCGATCGCTGATCAACTTTGCATTGCCGACTCGGGGCATCATCGAATTATCATGAGCCAAATCGATGGTAGCCAGCCACAAACCATTGGCAATGGCCAACTCGGATTAATCGACGGGGATTACTTTCAAGCCCAATTCAACCAGCCCCAAGGTCTGGCCTACGATCGCGCTCAACAAATCCTCTACATTGCCGACACAGGTAATCATGCAATCCGCCAAGTTGATCTGTGGGCCCAACAGGTGACAACGATCGCCGGTAATGGCACCCAAAGCCCAACCATTTATCCCTATGGTGGCCGGGCCAAGGAAATCCCGCTCAATTCACCTTGGGATTTGGTCCTGATCGATCGTCGTCTCTTGATCGCGATGGCAGGCAGTCACCAAATTTGGCAGATGGACTTAGACACAGAGCGAATCGAAACATTTGCTGGTAGCGGGGCCGAAGGCTGTTTTGACGGCTCACCAGAGATTGTGGCATTTGCTCAACCCAGCGGCTTAGCGACCGATGGCCATTCTCTATTCGTCGCTGATTGTGAATCCAGTAGCATTCGCCAAATTGATTTGACCAGCGGGATCACAAGCACTATCTGTGGCAATGGAAATCTGTATACCTTTGGCGATCGTGATGGCCGGGGTGAATCCGTTCAGCTCCAGCATCCAATGGGATTAACCTATGCTGATGGGGCGCTCTGGATTGCCGATACTTACAACCAAAAAATCAAACGGTTCGATTGCCAAACTCGCGCATGTTGCACAATTGCGACCGGCTTCGCTGAGCCAACGGGTATCACCGCCAATCAACATAACCTCTTGATCGCCAATACCAACCAGCATCAAATCCAACAACTGCCGTCCAATGGGGGGCATCCTGACTCAATCGAATTTCCTGGTCTTTGCCCACCTGGAATTTGCTTCAGATGA
- the psaA gene encoding photosystem I core protein PsaA → MTISPPEREAKVKVVVDKDPVPTSSEKWGKPGHFDRTLAKGPKTTTWIWNLHANAHDFDSHTSDLEDVSRKIFSAHFGHLAVVFVWLSGMYFHGAKFSNYEAWLSDPIGIKPSAQVVWPIVGQEILNADVGGGFHGIQITSGLFQMWRAAGITNSYQLYVTAIGGLVMAGLMLFAGWFHYHKAAPKLEWFQNVESMLNHHLAGLFGLGSLAWAGHQIHVGNPINELLDKGVPIDKIPLPHEFLTNTQLMADIYPSFSKGLTPFFTLNWGEYADFLTFKGGLNPLTGGLWLTDTAHHHLAIAVMFIVAGHMYRTNWGIGHSLKEVLEANGPDPFMITGTGHKGLFEVLTKSWHAQLAVNLAIGGSVTIIVAQHMYAMPPYPYLATDYPTMLSLFTHHMWIGGFLIVGAGAHAAIFMVRDYDPVVNQGNVLDNMIRHRDAIISHLNWVCIFLGFHSFGLYIHNDTMRALGRPQDMFSDTAIQLQPIFAQWVQGLHSAAVGAGSTAPNALAPVSYAFGGDTIAVGGKVAMMPIALGTADFMVHHIHAFTIHVTVLILLKGVLFARSSRLIPDKANLGFRFPCDGPGRGGTCQVSGWDHVFLGLFWMYNSLSIVIFHYSWKMQSDVWGTVGADGSVTHITYGNFAQSAITINGWLRDFLWAQAAQVINSYGSALSAYGLMFLAAHFIWAFSLMFLFSGRGYWQELIESIVWAHNKLKVAPAIQPRALSIIQGRAVGVAHYLLGGIATTWAFFLARSLSL, encoded by the coding sequence ATGACAATCAGCCCACCGGAGCGCGAGGCGAAGGTGAAGGTTGTTGTCGATAAAGATCCGGTTCCAACTTCTTCCGAGAAGTGGGGCAAGCCAGGTCATTTCGATCGCACCCTCGCTAAGGGTCCCAAAACCACCACTTGGATTTGGAACCTGCATGCTAACGCTCACGACTTCGACAGCCATACCAGTGACTTAGAAGACGTATCTCGCAAAATCTTTAGCGCTCACTTCGGCCACTTGGCAGTTGTGTTCGTCTGGCTCAGTGGAATGTATTTCCACGGGGCGAAATTTTCAAATTACGAAGCTTGGTTAAGCGATCCCATCGGCATTAAGCCTAGTGCTCAAGTCGTATGGCCGATCGTTGGTCAAGAGATCCTCAATGCAGACGTCGGCGGCGGCTTCCACGGGATTCAGATCACATCGGGTCTGTTCCAAATGTGGCGCGCTGCTGGTATTACAAACTCTTACCAGCTCTATGTCACTGCCATTGGCGGTTTGGTCATGGCTGGTTTGATGTTGTTTGCTGGCTGGTTCCACTATCACAAAGCTGCTCCCAAGTTGGAGTGGTTCCAGAATGTGGAATCGATGCTCAACCACCACCTAGCTGGCTTGTTCGGCTTAGGTTCCTTGGCTTGGGCAGGTCACCAAATTCACGTCGGCAACCCGATCAACGAACTGTTGGATAAGGGTGTGCCGATCGATAAAATTCCGTTACCTCATGAGTTTTTAACTAATACTCAATTGATGGCGGATATTTATCCGAGCTTTAGCAAAGGTTTAACGCCTTTCTTCACGCTCAACTGGGGCGAGTATGCTGACTTCCTTACGTTTAAGGGTGGTCTCAACCCGCTTACAGGCGGTCTTTGGTTGACTGATACGGCACACCATCACCTAGCAATCGCTGTGATGTTCATTGTTGCCGGTCACATGTACCGCACAAACTGGGGTATTGGCCACAGCCTCAAGGAAGTCCTTGAAGCGAATGGTCCTGATCCCTTCATGATCACCGGTACTGGTCATAAAGGTCTTTTCGAAGTCCTGACCAAGTCCTGGCACGCACAGCTGGCTGTTAACCTGGCGATCGGTGGCTCTGTCACCATCATCGTGGCGCAGCACATGTATGCCATGCCTCCGTACCCGTATTTGGCTACTGACTATCCGACAATGCTGTCGCTGTTTACCCACCATATGTGGATTGGCGGCTTCCTAATTGTTGGTGCTGGTGCCCATGCAGCCATCTTTATGGTGCGTGATTATGATCCCGTGGTGAACCAGGGTAATGTTCTTGACAACATGATCCGCCACCGCGACGCCATCATTTCCCACTTGAACTGGGTTTGTATTTTCCTCGGCTTCCATAGCTTTGGTCTGTACATTCACAACGATACAATGCGGGCCTTGGGCCGTCCTCAGGACATGTTCTCGGATACCGCAATCCAGTTGCAGCCAATCTTTGCCCAATGGGTTCAAGGTTTGCATTCCGCAGCTGTGGGCGCAGGTAGTACTGCACCTAACGCGCTGGCTCCGGTCAGCTATGCTTTCGGCGGCGACACAATCGCTGTTGGTGGCAAGGTCGCTATGATGCCGATCGCCTTAGGCACGGCTGATTTCATGGTGCACCACATCCACGCATTCACCATTCACGTGACTGTGTTGATTCTGCTGAAGGGCGTTCTGTTCGCTCGCAGCTCACGCTTGATTCCAGATAAAGCGAACTTGGGATTCCGTTTCCCTTGTGACGGTCCGGGTCGTGGCGGTACTTGCCAGGTTTCTGGTTGGGACCACGTCTTCTTGGGGCTGTTCTGGATGTACAACTCGCTATCGATCGTGATTTTCCACTACTCGTGGAAGATGCAGTCAGATGTCTGGGGTACAGTCGGGGCTGACGGCTCGGTGACTCACATCACCTACGGCAACTTCGCACAAAGTGCAATCACCATTAATGGGTGGCTGCGCGACTTCCTGTGGGCGCAAGCTGCTCAGGTAATTAACTCCTACGGCTCAGCGCTATCTGCGTATGGTCTCATGTTCTTGGCGGCTCACTTTATCTGGGCTTTCAGTCTCATGTTCCTATTCAGTGGTCGCGGTTACTGGCAGGAATTGATCGAATCGATCGTTTGGGCGCACAACAAGCTGAAAGTGGCTCCCGCAATCCAACCTCGCGCTCTGAGCATTATTCAGGGTCGTGCTGTGGGTGTGGCGCACTATCTGCTGGGTGGTATTGCCACCACGTGGGCGTTCTTCCTTGCTCGATCGTTATCACTTTGA
- the psaB gene encoding photosystem I core protein PsaB — MATKFPKFSQDLAQDPTTRRIWYGIATAHDFESHDGMTEEKLYQKLFATHFGHLAIIFLWASGNLFHVAWQGNFEQWITDPLNVKPIAHAIWDPHFGQGAMEAFTQAGASSPVNIAYSGVYHWWYTIGMRTNGDLYMGSIFLLVLASLFLVAGSLHLQPKFRPSLAWFKNAESRLNHHLSGLFGVSSLAWTGHLVHVAIPESRGQHVGWDNFMTTLPHPAGLAPFFTGNWGVYAADPDTASHVFGTSQGAGTAILTFLGGFHPQTESLWLTDMAHHHLAIAVIFIIAGHMYKTNFGIGHNMREILNAHKPPSGKLGAGHTGMFDTVNNSLHFQLGLALASLGVVTSLVAQHMYAMPPYAFISKDFTTMAALYTHHQYIAGFLMVGAFAHGAIFFVRDYDPEQNKDNVISRMLEHKEAIISHLSWVSLFLGFHTLGLYVHNDVVVAFGQPEKQILVEPVFAQWVQASSGKLLYGFGTLLSDPSSMASASGAVYLPGWLDAINNTANSLFLSIGPGDFLVHHAIALGLHVTTLILVKGALDARGSKLMPDKKDFGYAFPCDGPGRGGTCDISAWDSFYLSMFWMLNTIGWITFYWHWKHLSLWSGNTAQFETSSTYLMGWFRDYLWQYCAPLINGYNPYGVNNLAVWSWMFLAAHLAWATGFMFLISWRGYWQELIETLVWAHERTPLAQLVRWKDKPVALSIVQARLVGLTHFTVGYILTYAAFLIASTAGKFG, encoded by the coding sequence ATGGCAACTAAATTTCCTAAATTTAGCCAAGACCTCGCTCAAGATCCGACTACGCGTCGTATTTGGTACGGTATCGCGACGGCTCACGACTTTGAGAGTCATGACGGAATGACGGAAGAAAAGCTTTACCAAAAGCTTTTCGCTACGCACTTCGGTCACTTGGCAATCATCTTCCTGTGGGCTTCGGGAAACCTGTTCCACGTAGCTTGGCAAGGCAACTTCGAACAGTGGATCACTGATCCGCTGAATGTGAAGCCCATCGCTCACGCGATTTGGGACCCTCACTTTGGACAGGGCGCAATGGAAGCGTTTACGCAAGCCGGCGCATCATCCCCTGTTAACATCGCTTACTCCGGTGTTTATCACTGGTGGTACACGATTGGTATGCGCACGAATGGCGACCTTTATATGGGGTCAATCTTCTTGCTCGTCCTGGCGTCTTTGTTCCTGGTTGCAGGTTCATTGCACCTTCAGCCTAAGTTCCGTCCGAGCCTGGCTTGGTTCAAGAATGCTGAATCCCGCCTAAACCATCACTTGTCTGGTTTGTTCGGTGTTAGCTCCTTGGCCTGGACTGGTCACTTGGTTCACGTTGCAATTCCTGAATCCCGTGGTCAGCACGTGGGTTGGGATAACTTCATGACCACGTTGCCGCACCCTGCCGGTTTGGCCCCGTTCTTTACGGGTAACTGGGGCGTTTACGCCGCTGATCCGGATACTGCGAGCCATGTCTTTGGGACTTCCCAAGGCGCTGGTACCGCAATCCTGACTTTCTTGGGTGGTTTCCACCCGCAGACTGAATCGCTTTGGCTGACTGATATGGCGCATCACCATTTGGCGATCGCTGTCATCTTCATCATCGCGGGTCACATGTATAAGACCAATTTTGGGATTGGTCACAACATGCGTGAAATCCTGAATGCTCACAAACCGCCTTCGGGCAAGTTGGGCGCGGGTCACACAGGCATGTTTGATACTGTGAATAACTCGCTGCACTTCCAGTTGGGTCTCGCCCTCGCTTCTTTGGGCGTTGTGACTTCTCTGGTGGCTCAGCACATGTATGCCATGCCTCCGTATGCCTTCATCTCGAAGGACTTTACGACGATGGCGGCGTTATACACCCATCACCAGTACATTGCTGGTTTCTTGATGGTCGGTGCGTTTGCGCACGGCGCGATCTTCTTCGTCCGTGACTACGATCCCGAGCAGAACAAGGACAACGTCATCTCTCGGATGTTGGAGCACAAAGAGGCAATCATCTCTCACTTGAGCTGGGTTTCCCTCTTCTTGGGCTTCCATACCCTTGGTTTGTACGTTCACAATGACGTTGTAGTTGCCTTCGGTCAGCCGGAGAAGCAAATCCTCGTTGAGCCTGTATTTGCTCAATGGGTTCAAGCATCGTCAGGTAAGCTGTTGTACGGCTTTGGTACACTCTTGTCTGATCCTTCCAGCATGGCTTCGGCCTCCGGCGCAGTTTATCTGCCTGGTTGGTTGGATGCGATCAACAACACAGCGAACTCTTTATTCCTTTCGATCGGGCCTGGGGACTTCTTGGTTCACCACGCGATCGCCCTCGGTTTGCATGTAACTACCTTGATCTTGGTCAAAGGTGCGTTGGATGCCCGTGGTTCGAAGCTAATGCCTGATAAGAAAGACTTCGGTTATGCCTTCCCTTGTGACGGCCCTGGCCGTGGCGGTACTTGCGATATCTCGGCATGGGATTCCTTCTACCTGTCCATGTTCTGGATGCTGAACACAATCGGTTGGATTACCTTCTACTGGCATTGGAAGCACCTGTCGCTCTGGTCGGGTAACACCGCTCAGTTCGAGACCAGCTCCACCTATCTGATGGGTTGGTTCCGTGACTACCTCTGGCAGTATTGCGCTCCGCTAATTAACGGTTATAACCCTTACGGTGTAAATAACCTGGCAGTATGGAGTTGGATGTTCTTGGCCGCACACTTGGCTTGGGCAACTGGCTTTATGTTCCTGATTAGCTGGCGTGGTTACTGGCAAGAATTGATCGAGACTTTGGTTTGGGCCCACGAGCGCACTCCTCTCGCACAGTTGGTGCGTTGGAAGGATAAGCCCGTTGCACTTTCCATCGTTCAGGCACGTTTAGTTGGTTTGACTCACTTTACTGTGGGCTACATCCTCACCTACGCGGCCTTCTTGATTGCTTCGACCGCTGGTAAGTTTGGCTAA
- a CDS encoding HEAT repeat domain-containing protein produces MKIELLLGALAAILGIFGVVLFGRPKGETQDAAPTVEQVEVPPVPPTDTADKLPTFEPNVPPSTPTSEAVGSAMTDAAGTDVEPSPTVPETAPIADPWAEDSATAIIDPDAENDSEVATPADRAEAMAASQSALPPASAPSMPPFAAIHDPKRPSTPMLQDLSQEIVSMGTSQKLSYVPKLAQYSQHDDPMMRCYVAHAMGHIAAANSDNLENQPVIPALGNLMDDADPSVRQMALKALSRIQAPQVLPYLEKGALTASGSVKELADAAIQKLRQ; encoded by the coding sequence ATGAAAATTGAGCTTTTATTAGGTGCCCTGGCGGCAATTCTCGGAATTTTTGGGGTTGTACTATTTGGTCGGCCCAAGGGTGAGACGCAAGATGCCGCACCGACGGTCGAACAAGTGGAGGTGCCTCCCGTTCCGCCAACTGATACTGCGGATAAACTGCCAACGTTTGAGCCAAATGTGCCACCGTCAACACCGACGAGTGAAGCGGTTGGCTCTGCGATGACTGATGCGGCCGGTACGGATGTTGAACCATCGCCGACTGTGCCTGAGACTGCCCCGATCGCTGACCCTTGGGCCGAGGATAGTGCAACAGCAATCATCGATCCAGATGCGGAAAACGATTCAGAGGTCGCGACACCAGCCGATCGCGCCGAGGCAATGGCCGCTTCTCAATCCGCATTGCCACCCGCATCGGCCCCCTCGATGCCACCCTTTGCGGCAATTCACGATCCGAAGCGTCCGAGTACGCCAATGTTGCAGGATCTGAGCCAAGAAATTGTCAGTATGGGCACGTCTCAGAAACTCAGCTATGTGCCGAAGTTGGCCCAATATAGTCAGCATGATGATCCGATGATGCGCTGCTATGTTGCCCATGCCATGGGACATATTGCCGCTGCGAACAGCGATAATCTCGAAAATCAGCCGGTTATTCCAGCCTTGGGTAATCTGATGGATGATGCTGATCCGTCAGTGCGGCAGATGGCTTTGAAAGCGTTGAGCCGAATTCAAGCGCCCCAAGTGCTGCCATATTTGGAAAAAGGGGCATTGACGGCCTCTGGCTCCGTCAAGGAATTAGCGGATGCCGCGATTCAAAAGCTGCGGCAATAA
- a CDS encoding Tfp pilus assembly protein FimT/FimU: MVTRPAQQKRSGFTLIELVTSMAIVGFAFAVTAPSYISWANKQRLKAANEEVFSLIHRTKRTAMRHKRSQQLSLRKIGDRAEWSIHPTNTPAVNWNSLPPDVQIDPETTLRRRRGNYVLQFNDYGEVNGQLGRVTLSLTKYPKQKQCIMISTLLGKIRRGEAHQKPKRGRYCY; this comes from the coding sequence ATGGTTACGCGTCCGGCGCAGCAGAAGCGATCGGGATTTACCCTAATTGAATTAGTGACAAGTATGGCGATTGTCGGTTTTGCTTTTGCCGTCACTGCACCTAGCTATATTAGTTGGGCCAATAAACAGCGCCTCAAAGCGGCGAATGAAGAAGTCTTCAGCTTAATTCACCGAACCAAACGCACTGCGATGCGACATAAACGATCGCAGCAGCTCAGCCTGCGCAAAATTGGCGATCGCGCGGAGTGGAGCATTCATCCGACCAACACCCCTGCCGTCAACTGGAACTCACTGCCCCCGGATGTGCAAATTGATCCAGAAACAACTTTACGGCGGCGGCGGGGCAACTATGTCTTGCAATTCAATGACTACGGTGAAGTCAATGGGCAACTCGGACGCGTTACGCTTTCTCTGACGAAATATCCCAAGCAGAAGCAATGCATTATGATTTCCACTCTACTGGGGAAGATTCGGCGCGGCGAAGCACACCAGAAACCAAAGCGGGGCCGATATTGCTACTAG